A window of the Hevea brasiliensis isolate MT/VB/25A 57/8 unplaced genomic scaffold, ASM3005281v1 Scaf459, whole genome shotgun sequence genome harbors these coding sequences:
- the LOC110632541 gene encoding cyanogenic beta-glucosidase: MASKHSRQLLEMLIFLISFLALAKPALMADCVPENFNRTYFPDDFIFGTATSAYQIEGAANISGKGPSVWDTFTHEYPERIKDHSTGDVAVDFYHRYKEDIQNVKSMGFNAFRFSISWPRVIPSGRRREGVNEEGIKFYNSVINETINQGLQPFVTIFHWDTPQALEDKYRGFLSRNIVEDYRDYADLLFEKFGDRVKFWMTFNEPWSLSGFSYDDGVFAPGRCSSWVNRQCRAGNSATEPYIVAHHLLLAHSAAVQLYRGKYKETQNGQIGITIFTFWFEPLSNRAEDIEASKTALDFMFGLWMDPLTYGRYPRIVRDLAGDRLLNFTEEETHLLRGSYDFLGLQYYTSYYAKPNAPVDPDHIRYKTDNHITETPYDYDGNLIGPQAYSSWFYIFPKGIRHLLNYTKDTYNDPVIYITENGVDNLNTEIDKAGEENITAALKDEFRIDYYRKHMWNALGSLKDYHVNLKGYFAWSYLDNFEWNIGYTSRFGLYYVDYHNNLTRIRKNSADFFEKFLNPLNTSENIAQITSEYSRKIGKFYVM, encoded by the exons ATGGCTTCTAAGCACTCTCGTCAGCTGTTAGAGATGCTCATCTTCCTCATAAGCTTTTTGGCTCTTGCTAAGCCAGCTTTAATGGCAGATTGTGTCCCGGAAAATTTTAACCGCACTTATTTTCCAGATGACTTCATTTTTGGGACGGCCACTTCTGCTTACCAG ATCGAAGGTGCAGCAAACATATCTGGCAAAGGACCTAGTGTTTGGGACACATTTACTCATGAGTATCCAG AAAGGATAAAGGATCACAGCACCGGAGATGTTGCAGTTGATTTCTATCACCGCTACAAA GAAGATATACAAAACGTGAAGAGTATGGGCTTTAATGCTTTCAGATTCTCCATTTCCTGGCCAAGAGTTATACCTA GTGGAAGAAGACGTGAAGGAGTGAACGAGGAAGGGATTAAATTCTACAACAGTGTTATCAATGAAACTATAAACCAAG GTCTTCAGCCATTTGTTACTATTTTTCATTGGGATACTCCTCAAGCCCTAGAGGACAAGTATCGTGGCTTTTTAAGCCGGAATATCGT GGAAGATTATCGTGATTATGCAGATCTCCTCTTTGAAAAATTTGGTGACAGAGTGAAGTTCTGGATGACTTTCAATGAACCATGGTCTCTTAGTGGATTCTCATATGATGATGGAGTTTTTGCTCCTGGTCGATGCTCATCTTGGGTGAATCGTCAATGTCGTGCTGGAAACTCAGCCACTGAACCTTACATAGTTGCCCATCATCTACTTCTTGCTCATTCTGCAGCTGTACAATTATATAGAGGAAAGTACAAG GAAACTCAAAATGGCCAGATCGGGATCACAATTTTTACCTTCTGGTTTGAACCTCTCTCCAATAGAGCAGAAGATATTGAAGCATCCAAAACAGCGCTTGACTTCATGTTCGGATT GTGGATGGATCCTCTGACCTATGGTCGATATCCAAGGATTGTGCGAGATTTAGCTGGAGATAGATTGCTCAATTTTACTGAGGAAGAAACTCATTTGCTTAGAGGATCATATGATTTTCTTGGGTTACAATACTACACATCATATTATGCAAAGCCAAATGCTCCAGTTGATCCAGATCATATTAGATATAAAACTGATAATCACATTACTGAAACTC CTTATGATTATGATGGTAATCTCATTGGTCCACAG GCTTATTCGTCTTGGTTTTACATTTTCCCGAAAGGTATCCGACATCTTTTAAACTATACCAAAGATACATACAATGATCCAGTAATTTATATTACTGAGAATG GAGTTGACAATTTGAACACTGAAATTGACAAAGCTGGTGAAGAGAACATAACTGCAGCACTTAAAGATGAATTCAGGATAGATTATTATAGAAAACATATGTGGAATGCTTTAGGGTCCCTCAA GGATTACCATGTTAATCTCAAAGGTTACTTTGCATGGTCATATCTGGACAACTTCGAATGGAATATTGGTTATACTTCAAGGTTTGGTTTGTACTATGTAGACTACCACAACAACCTGACAAGAATCCGCAAAAATTCAGCTGACTTTTTCGAGAAATTCCTGAATCCACTAAATACTTCAGAAAATATCGCCCAGATTACTTCAGAGTATTCAAGGAAGATTGGGAAATTCTACGTAATGTAG
- the LOC131177411 gene encoding uncharacterized protein LOC131177411: protein MPVCTHCGKNHRGKCRLLTGGCFRCGSTEHFLRDCPRRSAPTAPPQTQRSAPTVQRGRRPMRPEIAGTSQRASETIEQPEVEVAPCVYTMAREEPDLVDVVRGTEDQQPPQ from the exons atgccagtttgtacacattgtgggaagaaccacagaggaaagtgtagattgctaacgggtggatgtttcagatgtgggtccacagagcattttttgagagattgcccacggaggagtgctcccacagctccaccacagactcagaGGTCTGCCCCCacagtacagaggggtagaagaccaatgagaccagagatagctggtacatcacagagagcttctGAGACTATAGAACAACCCGAGGTTGAAGTAGCACCCTGTGTGTAcactatggctcgagaggagccagacCTAGTAGACGTTGTTAGAG gtactgaagatcagcagccgccacagtag